CCTCCTCACCCGTGAAGTTGTAGACGATGTCATATTCGTTGTAAACCGAAGAAAACTGGAAGACCTCCGTGATGCTCTGCTTACCTGCCAGGATGTCGGAGTGAATACAAGAATAGCCCTTCATACAATCCCTGTTCTGGGAGGAACGATCCACCTGGAAGAAATTGATCATACCCCCCTGCTTTCATTGAGCCGCACTCCATCCAATCTTTTTGCTCTTCTCATCAAGCGTCTGATTGACCTTGTTTTATCCCTGACATTTTCGATCCTATCCCTTCCGCTGGCTGCTCTCTTTGCTCTTTTCATAAAATGGGAAACTCCCGGACCCGTCATATACCGGCAGATCCGCGTAGGATTGAACGGCCGGCGTTTCAAACTCTATAAATTCCGTACCATGCAGGCCGATGCTGATCAACGTCTGGAAGAAGTCCGCCACCTGAACGAGATGGACGGACCTGTCTTCAAATCAAAATCCGACCCCCGAATTACAAAGGTAGGTCGTTTTTTGAGAAAGTTCTCTTTCGATGAGCTCCCCCAGCTATGGAACATCCTCAAGGGTGACATGAGTATCGTCGGTCCCCGCCCACCCATTCCGGAAGAGGTGGAGCAGTATGAAAAATGGCAGAGAAGGAGACTCTCTATGAAGCCGGGGCTCACCTGCCTCTGGCAGGTATCCGGAAGAAACAAGCTTGATTTCCAGAAGTGGATGGAGCTTGATCTGGCCTATATCGACAACTGGTCCCTCTGGCTGGATGCCGTAATCATGCTCAAAACGATCCCGGCCGTCCTTCTGGGTCGAGGTGCAAGGTAACCTGATTTCCTTACTGGCGTGCGAGCACAGAGATCATCCCACCCACTTCACTTTATCAAGGGCAATATAAAATATAGATCAAGAATCAGGCAGATCAATCCCGGGGCTTCTCTGCGACCAGCTTCACCTGTTCCAGGGGTCGGAATGGAGCTTTCCGGGGGACTCTGGCCAGTAAGACCCTGCGACAAGAAGCCGGTATGGAATCGACAATCCTTTCAACCATGGCAACCCACCTGAGTCTGAACGAAGAGGAAGCTTTCCCAAGTTCTGCGATGGCTCGAATTTTCGTGAATCCTGTCCTCCGTAGAGCAACCGCAAAGGTGCCATGGGTATATTCCTGGAGATGCAACCCTGACGCACGTTCACTGAAACCACGGGAGGAATCATGTGGACCATAAATCCTGTTGGGCGTCACCATGATGTATTGTCCGCCGGGTATCAGCAATTCAAAGACATCAGATAGATGACCCGGAAGATCGTCAGGGTGAAGATGCTCCACAAAATGGCAACTGAAGATAAGATCTACAGAAGCTGTCGCTACTTCCTTATGAAGTTGCTCCGATTGTACAAAACGAAAATTATGAGGCACCATATCCTCAGACAGGACAGGAGGAACCGCGTCTACAGCCCATACTTTGGTAAGCCGATCAGCCAGCGCCAGGCTGAGATAACATGATCCTGCGCCAATTTCTAAGAAACGGGTCGTATTGTTGAGGAACGGCTGTAACAGCTGTATCTGTAATCCCACCTGTTCGCGCTGTGCTTCCACGTAACCGGGTAATTCCACTTTCTGAAAGAGTTCTTTATATACTTCACCATAGAGTGTTTTACGTTGTTCGCCTGTCGCCTTCCACAACCGGCCCGCAAGTTCACGTTCGATTTCATAATTATTACGTAAACGTGCCGGATCCGCACTTCCTGGGGTATGATTCATGATTGATTCCTG
This sequence is a window from Thermoanaerobaculia bacterium. Protein-coding genes within it:
- a CDS encoding sugar transferase; translation: MLKRQWRLITAFVFLVDLGLTILAFALAYHLRNRILPLTFPEHFITGLHPWVRYKELIPAVIVIWSFFLWYFELYKSHRTSTLIREMLDIGKVIFFSTLVLSGYILFLKIDFISRPWLGIFMTMDALFLLVERLFLRMAARWVRKRGFNYRNLLIVGDGPNAVKLAELIQSHPHWGYRFLGYLSDGTDPSAEPSLGKLEDLSDLLTREVVDDVIFVVNRRKLEDLRDALLTCQDVGVNTRIALHTIPVLGGTIHLEEIDHTPLLSLSRTPSNLFALLIKRLIDLVLSLTFSILSLPLAALFALFIKWETPGPVIYRQIRVGLNGRRFKLYKFRTMQADADQRLEEVRHLNEMDGPVFKSKSDPRITKVGRFLRKFSFDELPQLWNILKGDMSIVGPRPPIPEEVEQYEKWQRRRLSMKPGLTCLWQVSGRNKLDFQKWMELDLAYIDNWSLWLDAVIMLKTIPAVLLGRGAR
- a CDS encoding class I SAM-dependent methyltransferase gives rise to the protein MNHTPGSADPARLRNNYEIERELAGRLWKATGEQRKTLYGEVYKELFQKVELPGYVEAQREQVGLQIQLLQPFLNNTTRFLEIGAGSCYLSLALADRLTKVWAVDAVPPVLSEDMVPHNFRFVQSEQLHKEVATASVDLIFSCHFVEHLHPDDLPGHLSDVFELLIPGGQYIMVTPNRIYGPHDSSRGFSERASGLHLQEYTHGTFAVALRRTGFTKIRAIAELGKASSSFRLRWVAMVERIVDSIPASCRRVLLARVPRKAPFRPLEQVKLVAEKPRD